From the genome of Drosophila melanogaster chromosome 2L, one region includes:
- the Oatp33Ea gene encoding organic anion transporting polypeptide 33Ea, isoform B, which yields MAEVKRRDPNRPPGHYLCGMANWHPPWLQKYATTKMFMGVYGLLGTIQAMSYMYFIVTLTTLEKRFKIPSQTTGIILSGNEISQIMLSLILSYIGGQRNRPRWIAWGIVFCGLSCYILVLPHFIYGAGHEVLQFTKEYQDSLLNGTTGSDHSFQNISSVKTERLCGVDKTEDDCDDLFSYVPLVLIFLSQFVLGVGNTLYYSLGQTYLDDNTKKTNTPLMLAVAMALRMIGPVVGFFFGFISLNTFIDPTKTPLIDSKDPRWLGAWWLGWVILGTLMCLFSGLIGLFPKQLPKVNASRTNSHLPLALRQTKEELKREENLSLSSRFSSNAALDTIGAAAGANADLPKLKDFPRALMRLLRNKLLIFNILSAVFYILGASGFMTFLTKYMEVQFHKDAQSATIIVGPISIMGMVVGLIGSGMVLSKKKPSVSKVLMWNVIVGGISILGQISYAFLYCPNTFSMTQAGQLNLTSNCNMNCSCEGISYTPVCHEPTDTTFFSACHAGCRGYNATSKLYEDCSCVVNDPAPKSAAQRLLNLLQPTPEPELDTTTYFDEYLSGVPLLDDNGDFDDQLLSRTRRSTSDSVIRPGICTKNCNWSFWAFSITSMIVSWFGSSGRVGNVLVNYRAVAHEDKSFAQGLALMMISLLALIPGPIIFGRLIDSTCLVWTKTCNGNGNCQLYDQTRFRYSLNFLSCLLTFMGLLFDYLVWYYGRNLDIYGDKEAKEEERANRKDQPITPLLAKKSEQE from the exons ATGGCGGAAGTGAAGCGTCGGGACCCAAACCGCCCGCCCGGACACTACTTGTGCGGCATGGCCAACTGGCATCCGCCCTGGCTGCAGAAGTACGCCACCACCAAGATGTTCATGGGCGTCTACGGGCTGCTCGGCACCATTCAGGCGATGTCCTACATGTACTTCATCGTCACTCTAACCACGCTGGAAAAGCGCTTCAAGATTCCCAGCCAAACGACAG GCATAATTCTAAGCGGCAATGAAATCTCGCAGATCATGCTCTCGCTTATCCTCTCCTACATCGGTGGTCAGCGGAATCGTCCCCGTTGGATTGCCTGGGGCATTGTCTTCTGCGGCCTGTCCTGCTACATACTCGTCCTGCCTCATTTCATCTACGGAGCTGGTCACGAGGTGCTGCAGTTCACCAAGGAGTACCAGGATAGTCTATTGAATGGGACTACTGGCTCGGATCACTCCTTTCAA AATATCAGCTCAGTGAAGACCGAGCGACTCTGTGGAGTGGACAAAACCGAGGATGACTGTGACGATCTGTTCTCCTATGTGCCACTTGTGCTCATCTTTCTCTCGCAGTTCGTTCTGGGCGTGGGCAACACCTTGTACTACTCCCTGGGACAGACCTACCTCGACGACAACACCAAGAAGACGAACACTCCGCTCATGCTGGCGGTGGCCATGGCACTCAGGATGATTGGACCAGTCGTGGGATTCTTTTTCGGTTTCATATCGCTTAACACCTTCATCGATCCAACCAAGACGCCGTTGATCGACAGCAAGGACCCCCGCTGGCTAGGTGCCTGGTGGCTCGGCTGGGTGATCCTGGGCACCCTCATGTGCCTCTTCTCCGGTCTTATCGGACTGTTTCCCAAGCAATTGCCCAAAGTAAACGCATCAAGGACAAACTCCCATTTGCCGTTGGCACTCCGTCAGACGAAGGAGGAGCTTAAGCGGGAGGAGAACCTCTCACTGAGCAGCCGCTTTTCCTCCAACGCCGCTCTGGATACCATTGGAGCAGCGGCCGGTGCCAATGCAGATCTGCCCAAGCTAAAGGACTTTCCACGTGCCCTTATGAGACTGCTGCGCAACAAGCTGCTGATCTTCAACATCCTCTCGGCGGTCTTTTATATCCTGGGTGCTTCCGGCTTCATGACCTTTCTCACCAAGTACATGGAGGTGCAGTTCCACAAGGATGCGCAAAGCGCCACGATT aTCGTTGGACCCATATCCATCATGGGCATGGTCGTGGGTCTGATTGGCTCGGGTATGGTGCTTTCCAAAAAGAAACCCAGCGTCAGCAAGGTGCTCATGTGGAACGTGATCGTTGGTGGGATCTCCATCTTGGGACAGATCTCATACGCTTTTCTCTACTGCCCGAATACCTTTTCCATGACGCAAGCGGGACA GCTTAACCTGACgagcaactgcaacatgaACTGCTCCTGCGAGGGCATCAGTTACACACCCGTCTGCCACGAACCAACGGACACCACCTTCTTCTCGGCCTGTCATGCGGGTTGCCGTGGATACAATGCCACATCCAAGTTGTACGAGGACTGCAGTTGTGTGGTTAATGATCCAGCGCCAAAGAGTGCGGCACAGCGTCTGCTGAATCTATTGCAACCCACTCCGGAACCCGAACTCGATACCACCACGTACTTTGATGAGTATCTGAGCGGAGTGCCATTGCTGGACGACAACGGTGACTTCGATGATCAGCTGCTGTCCAGGACCAGGAGATCCACTTCCGATTCAGTGATCCGACCGGGCATTTGTACCAAAAACTGCAACTGGAGTTTCTGGGCCTTTTCCATTACCTCGATGATCGTTAGTTGGTTCGGTTCATCCGGTCGCGTGGGCAACGTATTGGTCAACTATCGAGCCGTGGCCCACGAGGACAAGTCCTTCGCCCAGGGGCTGGCGCTGATGATGATTAGCCTTCTGGCCCTCATACCGGGACCCATCATATTCGGCCGCCTCATCGACTCCACGTGCCTGGTGTGGACAAAGACctgcaatggcaatggcaactgTCAGTTGTACGACCAGACCCGTTTCCGTTACTCCCTCAACTTTTTATCCTGCC TGCTCACCTTTATGGGACTCCTCTTCGATTACCTCGTTTGGTACTACGGACGCAACCTGGACATTT